In the Dictyostelium discoideum AX4 chromosome 6 chromosome, whole genome shotgun sequence genome, AAATGATTATGCAATCATTAAAACATTCATTCAAACGTACTCACCCAAACATGCAAACGATGCAATTACAAACAACCTCACTAAATTCACCAGTTGTacatcaattgaatcatttactGTCACATACTCATATGCTGTTGCGTTTAAAAGCTACATTATAACATATCATCTAATTGATCACACACACAACATTGTTGATCAAAAGATCGAACAACCATCTGGTATCACAAGATATATCAAAGCTGCAACACGTAGTGTCACTAAACACAAAATTCAACATGCAAAAAATGCAGATATGGCAACAACTATAAAAAATGCCATCACAAACCCAAACATgaacaaaaacaatcaacCACCAAAAAACAACATTAAAACCCCACCAATCAACGAAATTGCAAATTCCAATCGCAATAATAACTCACTTCAAAATAGTGGTTCAAAAGCTATACTAAATGAATCACTTGATATTAACAATCAATCCCAaaacaataatgaaatttcacaCAAAAGTgattcttcaaataataataacgggAAAAACTCATTATCAATGAGCAATCCAACCGATCCAACAATTGTACCACAAAAACCTCTACAATCTCAACCAAACAAACCAAGTGCACCAACTcaaaatacaataaatacAAGAAGAAGCAGCAATGCCCTGACTACACAACCAGTCAATACTGGTGCTGCCAAACCTAGTAAGGTATGAGCTCAAAAATCAACTTTATAACATGGAATTGTAGAGGATTCACTGAAAACCCAAACAATCAACACAATTCCTACCAAAAAGCTGTTGACACACTACAACTACTTATATCAAAACTTCCACCTCGTCCAACAATCTCAATACTCACTGAACTCaattcatcaccattacAACTTAAACATGATTTTCCCGATCACATCATCTCTGTCACCAAACGAGGAAATGGTGTAATCATCATTAACCATAACCCAAACACACTCAAACTCAAACACATATCAACAATTGATGGTAGAGCTATTTTAGCAGACGTTATATTTCCAAATCAATTACCAATTGGTATTCTTGGAATTTACGCACCAGCATCAAATAATACCATCAAAAAGAATTCATATGCAACTTCACTACAAACACTTCTCCACAACCACTCAACAAACCCAATACCAAACCAATCCCAACATGTATCTATTATCGCAGGAGATTTCAACTGTATCCACAACGACAATTCACTATTAGATGATATTATCCAATCCTACACATACCAACACCATCTAATTGATCAaggtgaatttaaaaacactCCAACTCATACACATGGTAACAGATTAGATAGAATATATACTCAATACAATAGAATAGACCctgaaaatatatatactCAAGTCCACCAAATtccatcttcattatcagaTCATAAtccaatatcaacaacaatttcttcaccttttcaaataaataaacataagAAAAGATGGATATTATCACCTGGTACTGCAAATGACCATGAAgcaatcaatattatcaatcatttaataactAATCACAATAACacatcaatcaatcaatttacAAATTGGTCAAaagtaaaatcaaaaattattaaaactctAAAAAACTATCAATATAACAAAGACAAACAAACTCAACGTGCAAAACAAATACTATTAGAAAAAGCAGCAAAATTCAAACATCTTGAAGAACAATGCATCGCTGAATACAATATTATAtgtaacaaaaacaaattacaTCAAAACCACACaaacatattaaaaaaacatataaatgGAGAAATACCTAGCAAGTATCTATCAGCAATACTAAACAAAAGATCAAAAGATGcaaaaattgaatcaatccAATATGGTAACATCATTACATCCGACCCCGACCAAATTGAAAATGCATTTGTTGAATTCTACACAAATCTGTATAGCTTACAAATATGTTGTCCAATTACTCACCAGCTCATGCTAAACACTTGGCCCatcataaaaaatgaatattggAATGGTTTAGACTCACCATTTATACAAGAAGAAGTTGAAGCTGCAATTAAAACCTGTAACCCCAACAAATCACCCGGTCCAGATGGCGTTACAAATGCATTCTACATTAATCATTTAAACCAAGTTAAACCAATTCTCACTACATTATTCAACGATATACTAGAAAATCCTCACCACATCACAACAGAATTCACAGAAGGTCTTATACACACAATATACAAGAAAGGCAACCCCTTACTCATATCAAATCGACGTCCCATTACACTTCTTAACACTGATTACAAGATCCTCTCAAAAGTAATCAATGCACGTCTTCTGAGAATACTTcctttcatcatcaacaacaaccaaactGGTTTCGTACCCCACAGATTCATCATagacaacatcatcaacatcaatgaattaataaactACCTCAAATCTAAAAACCTCCCTGGTATCATCACACTATTTGACTTCTTTAAAGCATTTGATTCTATCTCTCACGATAGCATTAAAAGAACATTAATTCATATTGGAataccaataaaattaataaatttaatccaCAAGCTATTATCTGACTCACAagcaaaaatttcaattaatggtaaaaCGACCAGAAAATTCGATATTAAAAGAGGTGTAAAACAAGGTGACCCAATCTCAGCCactttatttgtaattgtaattgaaatattagcAAGAACAATAAATGCAGACAATTCAATAATTGGATTACCAATTTCACCCAATccacaaattaaaatcaaatttacccAATTTGCAGACGACTCTACAACATACAACATCAACTacgaacaacaacaacaatcaatcaAACATTTCGATAATTTCTGTgcttcaacatcatcatctttaaattttgacAAAAGTGCAATAATAGAAATCAACCCCCACAAAATCACTGATAAACACATAATAAACAACATTCCACAATCAAAAAGAATTCCAATAACCAAAAAAGATCAATCAGAAAGAGTTCTTGGCTATTTCTTTAATCATAATGGTTTACATAGGAAATTACCAGAAACAATGAAAACACTGTTTAAATCATTAGTGCTATGGAAAACTAGTGGTACaacattaaaaacaaaaacaaccatCATAAACACCTACTCACTATCACCAATAACATATTTATCATACCTTGAAGAATTTacaaaagatgaagaaattcaaattaataaattaatctcATGGTTTATGAATTCTCCCGCAAATTCTGAATCACCAACTCTCAATACCAATTCCATTGAAAACAACACATCAACCATCCATTCACGTGCAAAAATACCTTTGATGTGTTATGATAGATcattaaaaccattaaaagAAGGTGGTTGGGGTATGTGGAATATACAATTACGTCAAGTTGCTCAAAAGATTTGGATATACAACAGATTCTTACAAATGCATAAATCTGCAAACAATTCAATATACATGATAAGTTGGATGGATcaaatcatcaacaaatcAATCTCTTCTCCATAccttataaaaataaaaaaagaatgggaAAACTATGCAACTCAAATTGGACATCTAAAAGATAAAGTTCAAATCCTACAACcaatattaacaaaaaacCAACCCTCTCAAACATTAaacacaaataatatttcactACCACCAACACTCAAAGAAATCTACTCGACAATACTAAACAATCACCAATGCAAATCAAAAGACTATATTGGCAAGAAATATTCAGATCTACTTCTTACTTCGCACCAACAATCAATACAACTATTATGGAAATACACATACGACCAACTTTTtgtcaaaattcaaaaattaaaagatccaAAAGGCCGAGATACAATGCAAAGATTCCATGCTAGATGTCTTCCGATTAATCATCTACACAACAAAGTTTGCCCCATTTGCAACaatgaaatgaataatgaTCCCTATGgtcatttgtttttcaattgtcAGCACACAATCAACTTCATTAACCAcgacaaattaaaatattttatatataaaaattgcaATGGAAACAAAAACTGGTCACTAACAAAAAaccaaacaacaaaattataCACACTCATCTATAAAccacaaacaaacaacaaagcATTTAAACCAGATCCAacaatcaatattaattttcattttgcaGAAAACgcacaatataaaaaatacagGTTCAACTGGAATTATATAAACACAAATCTTGATCTAGTCAGAACACATGCATATTGGAACATAATCTCATTAGTTATTCACCAAATATGGATATGGTTATgcaaatcattatttgacaTCAATATaactcaatcaattgataattggaACAACCAAATAAACAACACAACACTAGATtatgatatattaaaatcaaaatggcACAAGCTAATAAGATTGGAATATTCAAGAACTTTATCAAACTTTAACCAatactcaattaaaaacaacCTCACAAAAACTCAAAAAGAAACCCAATGGTCCGAAaccatcaaaaaatttaaaaaagaatggagCATAAACACAAATGAACCAATTCCAACAATTacaccaccaattaattattaattacctaatctaaaatataatactattttaaattcacaaaaactaaaaaacctaaaataaataaataaaaataacatactAATTGTATACtacaatagtttatttatatcaaaaaaaaaaaaaaaaaataaatgaaggCAAGGGTTCGATTCTCCtctaaagttaaaaaaaactcttataaaaacaattagaaaTAGCTCTATTCCAGAACATTtttgatatattattatttataaaaccGTACCGCTATCAAGAGGATACAAGATACACGTGAAAAGTAATTCATCCTTTTCTATCCTTAATCTCGGTCAATTTTAACCAATCTTTCGAAAAAAATCACCAATCCACCACGATCTACAGATCTAACTTACCAAATCGCCGATTCAAAGGAATCCCATCGAGATGAATTCCTACGCAGACGCGGCTAAAATGGCCAACCCCTCCACCCATATGGACGAGGCATCGGAGAACTTCATTAAGGAATTCTCCAAAAACAGCAGAGATAAAGGAAACTTACCCCAAACTATCAATAGGCCTCAAAGACATCTCCAAATACTGCGAGACCATATTGAACATGACTGCGCTCTCAACCTACGAGAAAAACAACGGATTCTACCCAATTACACTCGAATTCCCCAAAATGGATCTCAAGGGGTTAGAAGAAATGAGAAAAACACTCTCAAACTACGATATCCCAATCGACAAGATATACATAGGCAAAGGAACTAGAAAAATGATCCACCTgatgattaaaaaagaacaatCTCTCCTAAATATCATTAGAGATAGAAGCAAATTGGGAACCTTCATCACCTCCAGTAGAGACTTCCACGTTCTCACAGGAAGAGTAAGAATTCCCAGAGAAAAGGCAGGAATAGTGGACGCCCTCATCAAAACTGCCTTTGCAGAAGAAATACCCTATGCAATATACAATACTATATACTCCACCGACCACCTCATAGTATTCGGTCTAATAGAATGCAAAATAGGCGATCAAATGAAATCTGGCCAACACATTACAGAAATCGCAAACTTTACCATCAGAACGGCCACCAAAACCTACTCCTcacaaaagaaaaacaagaaagTAGAGACAAACAACACGGAGGAACCATTAGAAGATAAGATGACAGATCCTCCTAACACTCAAAACAGGATAGCAATCAAATCCTCTCAACcaaaaccacaacaacaaacaaacaacTCAGCAAACAATCAGTCTGATAAACAATCAACACAAGAGAAAAAAGCCCAAGCAAAAAAGTCGCTCTCAACCTCTTCCCCCCAAAAACCAAGCAGAATCTCAATCTGTCAAacccaccacaaccactacCACAACATCCAACGCCATCCAAAAAGACAATGCCAACAAAACGAGCACTAACATCCATTCATCCTCGGAAAACAGAGAGAAGACACCAAACATCCCTCCATCACATAAACGCAAGAACGAGGAAATCCACTCAAACAACGAGGTCACCCAACTCTCACCAACAATAAACAGAAGCAACCCTTACATCCCATCCACCCCTAAGACACCTGTCAAAAAAGAAAGGAAAGGAATCATTGAGAGCTTCATAGAGAGTATCTACCCTTCACCATCCAAACCGCAGCTATACGACTCCCAAGAGGAGATCGATATCATCTCATAATGGTagtaatcaaaatcaaccaaTGGAATGTCAGAGGTTGGGGCACTGACACCTccttcaaaaacaaaacagaCTTTATCAAATCCCAATCCCCCCCAAACTCATTGGCACTAACCATAGTCAATGAACTCAACGCCGACGCAACACAAGCACACCAGCTATTTCCTGGCTCCATCATTAGCGCAACCAACAGAGGCAACGGAATAGGAATActaaaccacaacaaccaaaacaTAAAACTCTCACCAATATTCATAATAGAAGGTAGACTAATAATATCAGACATTCTAATAAAAGATACCACAACGAGAATCTTGGCCATATACGCCCCGGCCCAACCtgataaaagaaaaatactAGCTTCAACACTAAACAAACACTTCAACAACCAATACCACAACCTAACGTCTAACCCTAAAAAAAACATCGACATCATAGCAGGCGACTTCAATTGTTTAGACTTCAATGACAATCACACATCAAATGATGATCAGGCAACTTGACAACACAATCCCCAGATGAGATGGCCACAGTAATCGAAGCCATCAGAATTTCAAATAACCTAATGGATATGGACCAACTAAATAAAAGACCCACCTTCTCAAGAACGATACACAACACAAACAATAACCTCACAAGAATCTTGGAAAGGAGACTAGACAGAATATACCTTAACAATAGCTTAATCAACTACAGCCAATTATACTTAAGGAACCTAATCCCCCCAAAAATTAACGACATACCTCTATCAGATCACAACTTCCTATCAACCACTTTCACTCTACCCAACATACAGATGAACAAGCGCAGATggagattaaaaaaatcctCAATCCTCTCAAGCATAATGCTTAAGAAAATAGACTTCCTACTTAACGATTATTCAAGGGAGCTGTCATCCAACCATAACTCTATTTCCTTCTCTCAACTCAACAGCTTactaaacaaaataaaacaactaTACACCgaatttcaaaaacaaaatgacTACAACAATAAGGCAAACATCAAAAATCTAATCTCCCTACTAGAGACAGAATTTAAAGACCAAGCCTTCGCAACCCTTTCAGCAATAAATGAATCtaaaaaaagagaagaaCAACTTAAACAAGAATTGAACAACTATTGCGAAGAAACCTCACTCAAGTACATCTCCGCGAGAATCAAGAAAAGACACAATGATTTCACCATCAACGCAGTAAAAGATGCACAAGGTAGAACAATTAACAAACAGGAATTGATCGAAGAAGAATACGTAAAATATTACTCAAATCTTTATGACTACAAAGAAGATGACCCACTATCTCATTACGAAATGTTGGAAAATTGGACAGTGACCAGGGACTCAACATGGGACAACcttgaaaatgaattcacCTCACAAGAAATCCTAGAAGTAATAAAACAACTGAACCCACACAAATCTCCAGGTCCAGATGGAATTCCAAACTTATTCTACATAACACACAAAGAAAAACTAGCTCCAATACTGGCCTCAGCATTCAACGACACTCTAAGAAATCCTCATCTAATTAGCAAAAATTACAAAGAAGGCCTCATTATCACGATACCTAAAAAGGGAGACCCCGAACTAATCAAAAACAGAAGACCAATTACACTGGCTAACTGTATATATAAAATCCACTCAAAACTAATAAACAATAGAATAATCCCAATACTATCGAAAGTGATCAACCACAATCAAAAAGGTTTCGTACCAGGCAGATTCATTCTAGATAATATCATATCAATGAACGAATTAATCAACTATTGTAATGATAAAAGAATTAACGGAATAATTACACTATATGATTTCGAAAAAGCTTTTGACTCGATCTCACACGGTTCAATACTCAGATCACTACAACACATCAACATTCCAACCAATATAATCAACCTGATAATGAATCTACTCACCAAATCTGAAGCaagaattgaaattaatggtaGAACTACTATACCCTTTGAGATCAAAAGAGGAGTTAAACAAGGAGATCCACTATCACCCACCCTGTTCGTCCTTGTAATAGAGGCTTTAGCTAGAAAAATTTTACAAGATGACCGAATTACTGGCCTTCCTCTAAACAACAGCAACCACAGAGAGAAATTCCAAAGCTTTGCAGACGACTCGGCTTCAATGGTCCCAGACTCTCAACAACTTGAATTAGTACTACAACACTTCAATTCATTTTGCAAAGCCACTTCCTCAAAACTAAACATCGACAAATCTTCATCAATTCTTATAGGCAACCCAGACAATACCAACCAAAGAATTCCAATATCTACAAATCCAGAAAGATACTTGGGATACTTCTTCACAGGCAAAGGGATAACAAGAAAAATGCCAGAATTATTAAACACAATAAGATCATCCTTAGTACTATGGAAAACCACTGACTCaacaatcaaaaccaaaaccaacatCCTCAAAGCATTCGCACTCTCTAAATTAACCTACTATTCATATGTAGAGAACTTTAAGGAAGAGGaattaaaccaaatcaataaattagtCGAATGGTTTTTATCGGCaccaaacaacaaaaatgcTAGTGGATTTCaagttattaatttaatgagAACCAAAAGAGCAAGATACCCACTAAAAGTAGGGGGCTGGAACATTTGGAATATAGAATTGAGACAACTGGCGCAGAAACTTTGGATCATAAACCAGTTCATCCTAGCACTAGAaaccaaacaaacaaactcaTCTCATCACAAAAGCTGGGAATATCAGatccaaaaaaaacaaattcacaTCCAGATACCTAAAAGAAAACTTAGACGAATGGAacaaaataagaataaaaaaagcaATCTTCAACAATAATCTCACATCcataaaaaacgaaaaagGACAACCACTTTCACTGGCAGAATGGTATACCACAATTCAAGACCAAAATCCAACCATCCCTAAAACGGAATTCCAATCATCTCTAAACTTAAGAGGCTACAGCTATAATCAACTCTTCAACAACATACTGAAGATAAAAGACCCTAAAACAAGAGACACAATGTTTAGATTCCATGCCAGATGCCTTCCAATAAACTACCTTCACAACAAACAATGCCCACTCTGCAAAGAAGATATGAGCAAAGACCCATACGGTCACCTGTTCTTCTCATGcaagaaaacaaaacaattcataaaaataaataaactcaaaaatttcatctttattaCCACAGGCAAAGGTAAAAACTGGCACCATACAAGAATTAGGcaaaataacaatttcattaatagaATAACTCCAAAATTATCACCGACAGCCAAAAAAGATCAAGAAGTGAATGCAGATTACGCCAATCACAGATTCCACAAAGAATACTTTGAATGGAACTATAAAGCAATAGACTATGATCTAACCAGATCATTCGCATATAGAAACCTAATGGCCCTTATCCTCCACAACATTTGGATTTGGATTTGCAATCAAATATACAGTGAAGATCCTTTAACAGATGAATCACTATCATACAGCTCCCTTCTAAAGAAATGGCACAAATTGGCCACTCTAGAATACATCAAAAAAGCAAAAGATCTGAAAAACTTATCAGCAAAAGACCATAATAACTTCAAAGATCCTAAGATCCTTCTCACTTCAACGATCAAGCTAAGAAAAACAACAGCTAATTACTATTGTATTCCAGAATCATCTCTCCCTaatattatatcttttgatcaattcatatgattaaaataacCCTTCAGCTTAAATGATAAgcctttaaataaatattaaataaaactcgTATTAACACAGATGGACATATATCAATCTTGTTaatccaatattaaaaaaaaaaaaaaaaaaaaaaaataaaggaaTTCCAATCATCTCTAAACTTAAGAGGCTACAGCTATAATCAACTCTTCAACAACATACTGAAGATAAAAGACCCTAAAACAAGAGACACAATGTTTAGATTCCATGCCAGATGCCTTCCAATAAACTACCTTCACAACAAACAATGCCCACTCTGCAAAGAAGATATGAGCAAAGACCCATACGGTCACCTGTTCTTCTCATGcaagaaaacaaaacaattcataaaaataaataaactcaaAAATTTCATCTATATTACCACAGGCAAAGGTAAAAACTGGCACCATACAAGAATTAGGcaaaataacaatttcattaatagaATAACTCCAAAACTATCACCGATAGCCAAAAAAGATCAAGAAGTGAATGCAGATTACGCCAACCTCAGATTCCACAAAGAATACTTTGAATGGAACTATAAAGCAATAGACTATGATCTAACTAGATCATTCGCATATAGAAACCTAATGGCCCTTATCCTCCACAACATTTGGATTTGGATTTGCAATCAAATATACAGTGAAGATCCTTTAACAGATGAATCACTATCATACAGCTCCCTTCTAAAGAAATGGCACAAATTGGCCACTCTAGAATACATCAAAAAAGCAAAAGATCTGAAAAACTTATCAGCAAAAGACCATAATAACTTCAAAGATCCTAAGATCCTTCTCACTTCAACGATCAAGCTAAGAAAAACAACAGCTAATTACTATTGTATTCCAGAATCATCTCTCCCaaatattatatcttttgatcaattcatatgattaaaataacCCTTCAGCTTAAATGATAagcatttaaataaatattaaataaaactcgTATTAACACAGATGGACATATATCAATCTTGTTaatccaatattaaaaaaaaaaaaaaaaaaaaaaaaaaaaaaagaaaaaaccgTACCGCGATCAAGAGGATACAAGATAC is a window encoding:
- a CDS encoding hypothetical protein (Retrotransposable element Tdd-3, complete sequence), with amino-acid sequence MRKTLSNYDIPIDKIYIGKGTRKMIHLMIKKEQSLLNIIRDRSKLGTFITSSRDFHVLTGRVRIPREKAGIVDALIKTAFAEEIPYAIYNTIYSTDHLIVFGLIECKIGDQMKSGQHITEIANFTIRTATKTYSSQKKNKKVETNNTEEPLEDKMTDPPNTQNRIAIKSSQPKPQQQTNNSANNQSDKQSTQEKKAQAKKSLSTSSPQKPSRISICQTHHNHYHNIQRHPKRQCQQNEH